In the Chryseobacterium sp. MYb264 genome, one interval contains:
- a CDS encoding rhamnogalacturonan lyase, with protein MNKKKLKPYVNFRPAIADIIRKSGLLFLLLFGVVSQMNAQRTVEKLNRGLVAMRLNANQVYVGWRMLGTEEPNTSYNLYYNNVKVAESPFTTTTNFNHNITTNGTYTVRAIINGVEQPASESATVWANQYLDIPMQVPAGGTTPDNVAYTYSVNDCSVGDVDGDGQYELFVKWDPSNSKDNSQSGYTGNVYIDCYRLDGTRLWRIDLGKNIRAGAHYTQFVVYDLDSDGKAEIACKTADGTKDGTGIVIGDANADYRNSSGYVLSGPEFLTVFNGLTGAAMSSTNYLPARGTVSSWGDSYGNRVDRFVAAVAYLDGEKPSLIMGRGYYTRLVRVAWDWRNNTLSQRWIFDSNTSGNSAYAGMGNHQMTIGDVDGDGKDEIFNGSSAIDDNGGKLFANTLGHGDALHMSDMDPDRPGQEIWMCLEEKSKYKTNGLVLLDAKTGATIWGIPATGDIGRANAADIDPRYKGYECFGSANGVNYLMDCKGNLISNKKPTQNFSIWWDGDLNRELLDSNKIDKWDYTNGKTVNILTATGYSSNNTTKATPCLSADIFGDWREEVIFRKEDNSSVRIYTTNIATPHKLYTLMHDTQYRTAIAWQNSAYNQPPHPSFYLGVDMAAQTKPNIVTAGANAFQKVLSANAVIYPNPAGQTFTIKA; from the coding sequence ATGAACAAAAAAAAACTAAAACCGTATGTAAATTTTAGACCTGCTATTGCCGATATAATTCGGAAATCAGGCCTGTTGTTTTTATTACTCTTTGGAGTGGTTTCGCAAATGAATGCACAACGAACCGTTGAAAAACTCAATCGGGGTCTCGTAGCAATGCGATTAAATGCCAATCAGGTTTACGTAGGCTGGAGAATGCTGGGGACCGAAGAACCCAATACAAGCTATAATCTGTATTATAATAATGTAAAAGTGGCGGAAAGCCCTTTTACAACGACTACCAATTTTAATCATAATATTACAACCAACGGAACTTATACCGTTCGCGCCATAATTAATGGGGTAGAGCAGCCTGCATCAGAATCTGCTACTGTTTGGGCCAATCAATATCTGGATATTCCTATGCAAGTACCGGCTGGTGGTACGACTCCGGACAATGTTGCTTACACCTATAGTGTAAACGATTGCAGTGTTGGTGATGTAGATGGAGACGGGCAATATGAATTGTTTGTAAAATGGGATCCTTCCAATAGTAAAGATAATTCACAATCAGGTTACACAGGGAATGTTTATATTGACTGTTATCGTTTGGACGGAACACGTCTCTGGAGAATAGATTTAGGTAAGAATATTCGTGCCGGGGCGCATTATACCCAATTTGTGGTTTATGATTTAGATTCCGACGGTAAAGCAGAAATTGCATGCAAGACTGCCGACGGAACTAAAGACGGAACAGGAATCGTTATTGGAGATGCTAATGCAGATTATAGAAATTCAAGTGGATATGTTTTGTCCGGTCCCGAATTTTTAACTGTTTTTAATGGATTAACGGGCGCGGCCATGTCTTCAACCAATTATTTACCGGCACGTGGAACAGTTTCCAGCTGGGGAGACAGTTATGGTAACCGCGTAGACCGATTTGTTGCAGCGGTGGCTTACCTTGATGGAGAAAAACCAAGTTTAATAATGGGACGGGGCTATTACACAAGGCTGGTGCGTGTTGCCTGGGACTGGAGAAATAATACACTTTCACAACGATGGATTTTTGATAGCAATACTTCAGGAAATTCAGCTTATGCAGGAATGGGAAATCATCAAATGACCATAGGCGATGTGGATGGTGATGGTAAAGATGAAATATTCAATGGTTCCAGTGCAATAGATGATAACGGCGGAAAGTTATTCGCAAACACGTTAGGGCATGGGGACGCTCTACACATGAGTGATATGGATCCTGATCGTCCAGGGCAGGAAATCTGGATGTGTCTCGAAGAAAAAAGCAAATATAAAACCAACGGTCTTGTGCTTCTAGATGCTAAAACAGGAGCTACGATATGGGGAATTCCTGCCACAGGCGACATAGGCCGTGCTAATGCAGCAGATATTGACCCACGTTACAAAGGTTATGAATGTTTTGGAAGTGCAAATGGCGTAAACTATTTAATGGATTGCAAAGGAAATCTAATCAGCAATAAAAAACCGACACAAAATTTTTCTATCTGGTGGGATGGAGATTTGAACCGTGAATTATTAGATTCGAATAAAATAGATAAATGGGATTATACCAATGGAAAAACCGTTAATATACTTACTGCTACAGGGTATTCATCAAACAACACCACAAAAGCTACCCCATGTTTAAGTGCTGATATTTTTGGCGATTGGCGGGAGGAAGTGATATTTCGTAAAGAAGATAATTCTTCCGTAAGGATTTATACGACCAATATAGCTACACCCCATAAATTGTACACTTTGATGCACGATACTCAATATAGAACGGCTATTGCATGGCAAAATTCAGCTTACAACCAGCCTCCTCATCCAAGTTTTTATTTAGGTGTAGACATGGCAGCGCAAACAAAGCCCAATATTGTTACTGCGGGAGCAAATGCATTTCAGAAGGTACTATCAGCTAATGCAGTGATTTATCCAAATCCTGCCGGTCAGACTTTTACGATTAAAGCGTAA
- a CDS encoding T9SS type A sorting domain-containing protein, producing MHNMLGAKIGSGKGRNQAEVISSASGVFVVTVQSEKGISTIKLIKE from the coding sequence ATTCACAATATGTTAGGGGCAAAGATAGGTTCTGGGAAAGGAAGAAACCAGGCTGAAGTGATATCATCGGCTTCGGGAGTATTTGTCGTGACCGTTCAATCTGAAAAAGGAATTTCGACGATTAAATTGATAAAAGAGTAG
- a CDS encoding TonB-dependent receptor, with protein MKGLFFLGLTVGSFAFLQAQNTDSLKIKEIEAVNFTKRLPVAKEIINVQKDLDNKNLGQDLPILLKNQTSIIATSDAGNGVGYTGFRIRGVAGRGINVMMNGVPYNDSESQGTFFVNVPDLTSSASQIVIQRGVGTSNNGVSAFGASINVISKEPDDKFYFKTDDSYGSFNTYKYSGEVGSGKFWGNRLSVMGRYTHINSDGYIDRASSKLHSYNFTALFEEKNTKIRLMAFGGKEKTYQAWNGIDRKTWETNPKFNYSGAIYDADGNISSFYDNETDNYRQNHYQLLWEQKFNEKWNLETTLHYTKGKGYYENYKQDGKFSKYNLPDFVDGSQTLAKTDFIRKKWLDNDFYGIVSTLYGKFENIDLNFGAVANQYYGRHFGNVTGVFLPQIDEHEYYRNRSVKNEVAGFAKALVKVDDFEFFGDLQLRHIDYDTKILQAGDDEGGNLKKNWLFFNPKAGINYRIGSGKVFLSYAHAQREPNRDDLMADNNVKAEKLHDFEAGIEKQFGIVSFTANLYYMYYVNQLVLNGQMNNVGAFIRTNSGKSYRRGVEIGALAKLSKQWELTGNVTFSQNRNLDFKIENVKVTKDLGNTQISFSPDVIANLGIRFNPNKNFQFGLSNQYVGRQYLDNTEDKNLQLKDYFLTDFNAQYQFKIKNNDVALKLLVNNLFNKKYVNNGAVYDGGPYYFSQAGTNFMFGISWKIQ; from the coding sequence ATGAAAGGTTTATTTTTTTTAGGGCTTACCGTTGGCTCTTTTGCTTTTTTACAAGCACAAAATACCGATTCCTTGAAAATAAAGGAAATTGAAGCTGTTAACTTTACCAAAAGACTTCCTGTCGCTAAAGAGATCATCAATGTTCAGAAAGATTTAGATAATAAAAATCTGGGGCAGGATCTTCCTATTTTACTTAAAAATCAAACGTCTATTATCGCGACTTCTGATGCCGGAAATGGCGTTGGATACACAGGTTTTAGAATTCGTGGGGTGGCGGGAAGAGGAATTAACGTGATGATGAATGGTGTTCCTTACAACGATTCTGAAAGCCAGGGAACATTTTTTGTGAATGTCCCGGATCTTACGAGCTCAGCTTCACAAATTGTCATCCAAAGAGGTGTGGGAACTTCCAATAACGGGGTTTCTGCATTTGGTGCAAGCATCAATGTGATTTCAAAAGAACCAGACGACAAGTTTTATTTTAAAACCGATGACAGCTATGGTTCATTTAATACCTACAAATACTCTGGTGAGGTGGGTTCCGGAAAATTCTGGGGAAACCGACTTTCCGTAATGGGAAGATACACACACATCAATTCTGACGGATATATCGATAGAGCGTCTTCAAAACTACATTCTTATAATTTCACGGCATTATTTGAGGAGAAGAACACGAAAATCCGTTTGATGGCTTTTGGTGGTAAAGAAAAAACCTATCAGGCTTGGAACGGAATCGACAGAAAGACATGGGAAACCAATCCTAAATTCAATTATTCAGGAGCGATCTACGATGCAGACGGTAATATTTCCAGCTTTTATGATAATGAAACAGATAATTACAGACAAAACCATTATCAGTTGTTATGGGAACAGAAGTTTAATGAAAAATGGAATTTAGAAACCACTTTGCATTACACGAAAGGTAAAGGATATTATGAAAACTATAAGCAGGACGGTAAATTTTCAAAATATAATCTTCCCGATTTTGTTGATGGTTCACAAACTTTAGCTAAAACAGATTTCATCAGAAAAAAATGGCTTGATAATGATTTTTACGGAATTGTTTCCACACTATACGGGAAATTTGAGAATATTGACCTGAATTTTGGGGCTGTTGCCAACCAATATTATGGTCGGCATTTTGGAAACGTAACAGGCGTTTTTCTTCCGCAAATTGATGAGCATGAATACTACAGAAACCGCTCGGTAAAAAATGAAGTTGCCGGGTTCGCAAAAGCATTGGTTAAAGTTGATGATTTTGAATTCTTCGGAGATCTTCAGTTGAGACATATCGATTACGACACAAAAATTCTTCAGGCTGGTGATGATGAAGGCGGAAATCTGAAGAAAAACTGGTTGTTTTTTAATCCAAAAGCAGGAATTAATTACAGAATTGGCAGCGGAAAAGTATTCCTTTCATATGCGCACGCTCAACGTGAACCGAATCGTGATGATCTGATGGCAGACAATAATGTGAAAGCAGAAAAGCTTCACGATTTTGAGGCGGGAATTGAAAAACAGTTCGGTATTGTATCTTTTACCGCCAACTTATATTATATGTACTATGTAAACCAGTTGGTTTTAAACGGACAAATGAATAACGTAGGAGCTTTTATCAGAACAAATTCAGGGAAAAGTTACAGGAGAGGAGTGGAAATTGGCGCTTTGGCTAAGCTTTCCAAACAATGGGAACTTACGGGAAACGTGACATTCAGCCAGAATAGAAATTTAGATTTCAAGATTGAAAATGTAAAAGTGACCAAAGATCTTGGAAATACCCAGATTTCTTTTTCTCCGGACGTGATCGCAAATTTGGGAATACGATTCAATCCTAATAAAAATTTCCAGTTTGGTTTATCCAATCAATATGTCGGAAGACAATATCTGGATAATACAGAAGATAAAAATTTGCAGTTAAAAGATTATTTCCTTACAGATTTTAATGCTCAGTATCAGTTTAAGATTAAAAATAATGATGTCGCATTGAAATTGTTGGTTAACAACCTTTTCAATAAAAAATATGTGAATAATGGAGCGGTGTATGACGGAGGTCCCTACTATTTTTCTCAGGCAGGAACCAACTTTATGTTTGGGATCAGCTGGAAAATTCAATAA
- a CDS encoding aconitate hydratase: protein MTFDIDMIKKVYERYPERIAAARQITGKPLTLSEKILYTHLWEGNATQEHERGNSYVDFAPDRVAMQDATAQMALLQFMQAGKAKVAVPSTAHADHLIQARVGAQADLQEGLNKNSEVFNFLGSVCDKYGIGFWKPGAGIIHQVVLENYAFPGGMMIGTDSHTVNAGGLGMVAIGVGGADAVDVMAGMAWELKMPKLIGVKLTGKMNGWTSAKDVILKVAGILTVKGGTGCIVEYFGEGAESLSATGKGTICNMGAEIGATTSTFGYDDSMRRYLSATGRQDVVDAADKIAEHLTGDAEVYANPEQYFDQLIEINLSELTPHLNGPFTPDLATPVAEFRAKAEANGWPLEVEWALIGSCTNSSYEDLSRAASIVEDAVAKGVKPKAILGINPGSEQVKFTAERDGFLDSFRKFENARIFTNACGPCIGQWDREGADKGEKNSIIHSFNRNFAKRADGNPNTHAFVASPEMVAAVAISGRLDFNPITDTLTNEAGEQIKLDEPKGYELPSKGFAVDDNGYQAPSEDGSSVVVNVSPTSDRLQLLEEFPAWDGKNIEGAKVLIKAFGKCTTDHISMAGPWLKYRGHLDNISNNMLIGAVNAYNMETNNVKNELTGEYGEVPAVQRAYKAAGVPTIVVGDQNYGEGSSREHAAMEPRHLGVKAVLVKSFARIHETNLKKQGMLGITFANEADYNQIQEDDTVNFLDLDQFAPGKQLTLEFVHKDGTKDIVIANHTYNEQQIDWFKAGSALNLIKQQEN from the coding sequence ATGACTTTTGATATTGATATGATCAAAAAAGTGTACGAACGTTATCCTGAGAGAATTGCTGCGGCAAGACAGATCACAGGAAAACCACTGACACTTTCAGAAAAGATCCTTTACACCCACCTTTGGGAAGGAAATGCCACACAGGAACACGAAAGAGGAAATTCTTATGTAGATTTCGCTCCGGACAGAGTCGCCATGCAGGATGCAACGGCGCAGATGGCACTTTTGCAATTTATGCAGGCAGGAAAAGCTAAAGTTGCCGTTCCATCAACCGCTCACGCCGATCACTTGATTCAGGCAAGAGTTGGTGCACAGGCAGATTTACAAGAAGGTCTTAATAAGAACTCGGAAGTTTTTAATTTCTTGGGCTCGGTTTGTGATAAATACGGAATTGGTTTCTGGAAACCTGGAGCAGGGATTATCCACCAGGTTGTATTGGAAAATTATGCTTTCCCGGGAGGAATGATGATCGGAACCGACTCTCACACGGTAAATGCAGGAGGTTTAGGAATGGTTGCTATTGGTGTTGGTGGTGCAGATGCAGTAGATGTAATGGCAGGAATGGCCTGGGAGCTTAAAATGCCAAAGCTGATCGGTGTAAAACTTACCGGAAAAATGAATGGATGGACCTCTGCAAAAGATGTTATCCTGAAAGTGGCCGGAATTCTTACCGTAAAAGGAGGAACAGGTTGCATCGTAGAATATTTCGGGGAAGGAGCAGAGTCTCTTTCTGCGACAGGGAAAGGGACAATCTGTAACATGGGTGCAGAAATCGGAGCTACCACTTCTACTTTCGGATATGATGATTCTATGAGAAGATATCTTTCTGCAACAGGAAGACAGGATGTTGTAGATGCTGCCGATAAAATTGCAGAACACTTAACTGGCGATGCAGAAGTTTACGCGAATCCAGAGCAATATTTTGATCAATTAATTGAAATCAACCTTTCAGAATTAACACCTCATCTAAACGGACCTTTCACTCCGGATTTGGCGACTCCGGTTGCGGAATTCAGAGCAAAAGCAGAAGCCAACGGATGGCCTTTGGAAGTGGAATGGGCATTAATTGGTTCTTGTACCAACTCTTCCTACGAAGATTTATCAAGAGCAGCTTCTATCGTTGAAGATGCGGTAGCTAAAGGTGTGAAACCAAAAGCTATTTTAGGAATCAATCCTGGTTCTGAGCAGGTGAAATTTACCGCGGAAAGAGACGGTTTCTTAGATTCTTTCAGAAAATTTGAAAACGCAAGAATATTTACCAACGCTTGTGGACCTTGTATCGGACAATGGGACAGAGAAGGGGCTGATAAAGGAGAGAAAAACTCAATTATTCACTCTTTCAACAGAAACTTTGCCAAAAGAGCAGACGGTAACCCAAATACGCACGCTTTCGTAGCATCTCCTGAAATGGTGGCTGCAGTGGCTATCTCAGGAAGATTAGATTTTAACCCGATTACAGATACTTTAACCAACGAAGCTGGAGAGCAGATTAAATTGGATGAGCCTAAAGGATACGAGTTACCATCAAAAGGTTTTGCAGTAGATGACAACGGTTATCAGGCGCCATCTGAGGATGGTTCTTCTGTTGTGGTGAATGTAAGCCCTACTTCGGACAGACTTCAGCTGTTGGAAGAGTTCCCTGCTTGGGATGGTAAAAATATCGAAGGGGCTAAAGTTTTAATTAAAGCTTTTGGGAAATGTACCACCGACCACATTTCTATGGCAGGGCCATGGTTGAAATACAGAGGTCACCTTGATAATATTTCAAATAATATGCTGATCGGCGCAGTCAATGCTTACAATATGGAAACCAACAACGTTAAAAATGAATTAACGGGTGAATACGGCGAAGTTCCTGCTGTACAAAGAGCTTACAAAGCTGCTGGAGTTCCAACAATCGTTGTGGGTGACCAAAATTACGGTGAAGGTTCTTCAAGAGAACACGCTGCAATGGAGCCTAGACATTTGGGAGTAAAAGCGGTATTGGTAAAATCATTTGCTAGAATCCACGAAACTAACCTTAAAAAACAAGGAATGTTAGGAATTACTTTCGCTAATGAAGCAGATTACAACCAAATTCAGGAGGATGATACGGTTAATTTCTTAGATCTTGACCAGTTTGCTCCGGGAAAACAATTGACATTAGAATTCGTTCACAAAGACGGAACTAAAGATATCGTTATCGCCAACCATACGTATAACGAGCAACAAATTGACTGGTTTAAAGCAGGTTCTGCCTTGAACTTAATCAAACAACAGGAGAATTAA
- a CDS encoding LytR/AlgR family response regulator transcription factor encodes MNKIKCIVVDDEPLAISLLESYVQKVPFLELVFSTENPIEALDYIQKNESDLVFLDIQMPELTGINFMKILGDKQKYILTTAYSEYALEGYDHHIVDYLLKPISFERFYKSALKAQERFVVNETKEDAHFFVKSSGQQHRINFEDILYVESIKDYVNIRTSEQEYIVLDTLKSMEQQLPESSFARIHKSFIINLHQIKNVSTKKVTLISEQEIPIGESYRMNLLTKIK; translated from the coding sequence ATGAATAAGATTAAATGTATTGTCGTAGATGACGAACCGCTGGCAATTTCCCTGCTGGAAAGTTATGTACAGAAGGTTCCGTTTTTAGAGCTGGTTTTTTCAACAGAAAATCCGATTGAAGCATTAGATTATATTCAGAAAAATGAATCGGATCTTGTGTTTCTGGATATTCAGATGCCGGAACTTACAGGAATTAATTTTATGAAAATTCTCGGTGATAAACAGAAATATATTTTAACAACCGCTTATTCCGAATATGCTTTAGAGGGCTACGATCATCATATTGTGGATTATCTTTTAAAACCGATTTCGTTTGAACGATTTTATAAAAGTGCTTTAAAAGCTCAGGAACGATTTGTGGTAAATGAAACTAAAGAAGATGCTCATTTTTTTGTGAAATCTTCCGGACAGCAACACAGAATCAACTTTGAAGATATTCTGTATGTGGAAAGCATCAAAGATTACGTGAATATCAGGACTTCTGAGCAGGAATATATCGTCCTTGACACTTTAAAATCAATGGAGCAACAGCTTCCTGAAAGTTCATTTGCAAGAATTCATAAGTCTTTTATCATTAATTTACATCAGATTAAAAATGTTTCAACCAAAAAAGTGACCTTAATCTCCGAACAGGAAATCCCGATAGGAGAGAGTTACCGAATGAATCTTCTCACGAAAATAAAATAG
- a CDS encoding bifunctional aconitate hydratase 2/2-methylisocitrate dehydratase, producing MNIYKDYINEIEERKSQGLHPKPIDGAELLSEIIAQIKDVNNADRKDSLQFFIYNTLPGTTSAAGVKAEFLKEIILGESVVEEITPTYAFELLSHMKGGPSIKVLLDLALGENAETAKQAGEVLKTQVFLYDADTARLKEAYELGSEIAKDILESYAKAEFFTKLPEVAEEIKIITYIAAEGDISTDLLSPGNQAHSRSDRELHGQCMMSPAQQEEIKALQAQHPDASVMLIAEKGTMGVGSSRMSGVNNVALWTGKQASPYVPFVNIAPIVAGTNGISPIFLTTVDVTGGIGIDLQNWVKKTDENGNPVRNENGDIVLEEKYSVATGTVLTINTKEKKLYNGATELKDISKSFTPQKLEFIKAGGSYAIVFGKKIQTFAAKTLGITAPLVFAPSKEISIEGQGLTAVEKIFNRNAVGVTEGKLLHAGSDVRVEVNIVGSQDTTGLMTSQELESMAATVISPIVDGAYQSGCHTASVWDKKAQANIPKLMKFMNDFGVITARDPKGEYHAMTDVIHKVLNDITVDEWAIIIGGDSHTRMSKGVAFGADSGTVALALATGEASMPIPESVKVTFKGEMKEHMDFRDVVHATQAQMLKQFDGENVFQGRIIEVHIGTLPADQAFTFTDWTAEMKAKASICISEDDTLIESLEIAKSRIQIMIDKGMDNHNHVLQGLINKANKRIEEIKCGDKPALTPDANAKYYAEVVVDLDVIVEPMIADPDVNNDDVSKRYTHDTIRDLTFYGGEKKVDLGFVGSCMVHKGDLKIVSQMLKNIEKQNGKVEFQAPLVVAAPTYNIIDELKAEGDWELLEKYSGFEFNDAAPKGEARTQYENMMYLERPGCNLCMGNQEKAEKGDTVVATSTRLFQGRVVEDSERKKGESLLASTPVVVLSAIIGRIPSIEEYKAAVEGIDLTTFVPSIKELVTVGH from the coding sequence ATGAACATTTATAAGGATTACATCAACGAAATTGAAGAAAGAAAAAGCCAGGGACTGCATCCAAAACCGATTGACGGTGCGGAATTATTAAGCGAAATTATCGCTCAGATCAAAGACGTAAACAATGCAGACCGAAAGGACTCTCTTCAGTTTTTCATTTACAACACGTTGCCGGGAACTACAAGCGCGGCGGGTGTGAAAGCAGAATTTTTAAAAGAGATCATTTTAGGTGAATCCGTAGTAGAAGAAATAACTCCAACATACGCTTTCGAACTATTATCTCACATGAAGGGAGGTCCTTCTATCAAGGTATTGTTAGATCTGGCTTTAGGTGAAAATGCTGAAACGGCTAAGCAGGCTGGTGAAGTTCTTAAAACTCAGGTTTTCTTGTACGATGCTGATACTGCCCGTTTGAAAGAAGCGTACGAATTAGGCAGCGAAATCGCTAAAGATATTTTGGAAAGCTATGCAAAAGCAGAATTTTTCACTAAACTTCCTGAAGTTGCAGAAGAAATAAAAATCATTACTTACATTGCTGCTGAAGGTGATATTTCAACCGATTTATTATCTCCGGGAAATCAGGCGCACTCTCGTTCTGACCGTGAACTGCACGGACAATGTATGATGTCTCCTGCTCAACAGGAAGAAATCAAAGCGCTTCAGGCTCAGCATCCTGATGCAAGTGTTATGTTGATTGCTGAAAAAGGAACAATGGGTGTTGGTTCTTCCCGTATGTCGGGAGTAAACAACGTTGCTCTTTGGACAGGTAAACAAGCCAGTCCCTACGTACCTTTCGTCAACATTGCTCCAATTGTAGCAGGAACAAACGGTATTTCTCCGATTTTCTTGACTACAGTAGACGTAACCGGAGGTATCGGAATCGACCTTCAGAACTGGGTAAAGAAAACTGACGAAAACGGAAACCCTGTTCGTAATGAAAATGGCGACATTGTATTAGAAGAAAAATATTCTGTAGCTACAGGAACTGTTCTTACGATCAATACCAAAGAAAAGAAATTATATAACGGAGCTACTGAATTGAAAGATATTTCAAAATCATTTACTCCTCAAAAATTAGAATTCATCAAAGCGGGTGGTTCTTATGCGATCGTTTTTGGTAAAAAAATCCAGACTTTTGCTGCTAAAACGTTAGGAATTACAGCGCCTTTAGTTTTCGCTCCTTCTAAAGAAATTTCTATCGAAGGACAAGGACTTACTGCTGTTGAAAAAATCTTCAACAGAAATGCAGTCGGCGTAACTGAAGGTAAATTATTACACGCAGGTTCAGACGTTCGTGTAGAAGTAAACATTGTTGGTTCTCAGGATACGACAGGTTTGATGACTTCTCAGGAATTGGAATCTATGGCGGCAACGGTAATTTCTCCAATTGTAGACGGAGCTTACCAGTCGGGTTGTCACACCGCTTCAGTTTGGGATAAAAAAGCGCAGGCTAATATCCCTAAATTAATGAAATTCATGAACGATTTCGGAGTAATCACGGCGCGTGACCCGAAAGGTGAATACCACGCTATGACAGACGTTATTCACAAAGTTCTTAACGACATTACTGTTGACGAATGGGCCATCATCATCGGAGGTGACTCTCACACAAGAATGTCTAAAGGGGTGGCTTTCGGAGCTGACTCCGGAACGGTAGCTTTGGCTTTGGCAACAGGTGAAGCTTCAATGCCGATTCCTGAATCTGTAAAAGTAACTTTCAAAGGCGAAATGAAAGAGCATATGGATTTCCGTGATGTAGTTCACGCCACTCAGGCTCAGATGTTAAAGCAATTCGATGGAGAGAATGTTTTCCAAGGTAGAATTATCGAGGTTCACATCGGAACACTTCCGGCTGACCAGGCGTTTACATTTACAGACTGGACTGCAGAAATGAAAGCTAAAGCTTCTATCTGTATCTCTGAAGACGATACGTTGATCGAATCATTGGAAATTGCGAAAAGCAGAATCCAGATTATGATCGATAAAGGAATGGATAATCACAATCACGTTCTTCAAGGTTTAATTAATAAAGCAAACAAGAGAATCGAGGAAATTAAGTGTGGTGACAAACCTGCTTTAACTCCGGATGCTAATGCTAAATATTACGCTGAAGTTGTTGTAGATCTTGATGTAATCGTTGAACCAATGATTGCTGACCCGGATGTAAACAACGACGATGTTTCTAAAAGATATACGCACGATACGATCAGAGATCTTACTTTCTACGGAGGTGAGAAAAAAGTTGATCTTGGTTTCGTAGGTTCTTGTATGGTTCACAAAGGTGACTTAAAGATCGTTTCTCAGATGTTGAAAAACATTGAAAAACAAAATGGTAAAGTAGAATTCCAGGCTCCATTAGTTGTTGCAGCTCCTACTTATAATATCATTGACGAGTTAAAAGCTGAAGGCGACTGGGAATTATTAGAGAAATATTCAGGTTTCGAATTCAACGATGCAGCTCCGAAAGGCGAAGCTCGTACTCAGTATGAAAATATGATGTACCTTGAGCGTCCCGGATGTAACCTTTGTATGGGTAACCAGGAAAAAGCTGAGAAAGGAGATACTGTTGTAGCAACTTCTACGCGTCTTTTCCAGGGAAGAGTTGTGGAAGATTCTGAACGTAAAAAAGGTGAATCTTTATTAGCATCAACTCCGGTTGTTGTTCTTTCTGCGATCATCGGAAGAATTCCAAGTATCGAAGAATACAAAGCAGCTGTGGAAGGTATTGATTTAACGACTTTCGTTCCGTCTATCAAAGAACTGGTTACCGTTGGTCATTAA
- a CDS encoding WG repeat-containing protein, with protein MKNIVFILTLFISLSFNGQKKTIKKIPIKKILESSLSKVDEGSLPNPDLVTLNQDIPVLIPKKKEGKFGYVNQKGKFVIPADYHIALFFYEDCNLLNSPNEKIKKFGTKEYATVEKNMISYRIDQAGKRVYQYKDADLGKCPKNFKSQQYQAYIKNGFYGIIEKSKFVNAEDYRDYQIYPQYEYLHIMEGDDVSNPMIIASKNDRFGVIDVRNNIVIPFEYDDIKRNYSWIMGKMFEVSRDGKTYYYIDSHNKAY; from the coding sequence ATGAAAAATATTGTTTTTATTTTAACCCTTTTTATTTCGTTATCCTTTAATGGACAAAAGAAAACGATTAAAAAAATTCCGATTAAAAAAATTCTTGAAAGCAGTCTTTCTAAAGTGGATGAAGGGAGCTTACCCAATCCTGACCTGGTGACACTGAATCAGGATATCCCCGTTTTGATTCCCAAAAAGAAAGAAGGAAAGTTCGGATACGTCAATCAAAAAGGAAAATTTGTAATTCCTGCAGACTATCATATTGCGCTGTTCTTTTATGAAGACTGTAATCTTCTGAATTCACCGAATGAAAAGATTAAAAAATTCGGTACTAAAGAGTATGCAACGGTAGAAAAAAATATGATCTCCTACCGAATCGATCAGGCGGGTAAGAGGGTATATCAGTATAAAGATGCAGATCTGGGAAAATGTCCTAAAAATTTTAAGTCCCAGCAATATCAGGCCTATATCAAAAATGGATTCTATGGGATTATTGAAAAATCGAAATTTGTGAATGCGGAGGATTATCGTGACTACCAGATTTACCCTCAGTATGAATACCTGCATATTATGGAAGGTGACGACGTTTCTAATCCTATGATCATTGCTTCAAAAAATGATAGGTTTGGCGTTATTGATGTCAGAAATAATATTGTGATACCTTTCGAATATGATGATATTAAAAGGAACTATAGCTGGATTATGGGTAAAATGTTTGAAGTGTCCAGAGATGGAAAAACATATTATTATATTGATTCTCACAATAAAGCGTATTAA